The following proteins are encoded in a genomic region of Heptranchias perlo isolate sHepPer1 chromosome 6, sHepPer1.hap1, whole genome shotgun sequence:
- the LOC137323115 gene encoding protocadherin-9 isoform X2, whose protein sequence is MMDLRDFYLFFSLIACLTVDSALAQELVYTIQEELPENILIGNIPRDLNISHLNAATGTSANLIYRLVSKAGEIPLLRVSSSTGEIFTSSRVDREKLCAGTYTDSECFFEIEVVILPNDYFRLIKIKIFVRDVNDNAPMFRSPVINISIPENTLLNSRFPIPSATDPDTGSNGVQHYELLNGQNIFGLDIVETPEGEKWPQLIIQQSLDREQKDTYVMKIKVQDGGSPQKSSTAILQITVSDVNDNKPVFKETQLEVHIPENAPVGTSVIQLHATDADVGSNAEIRYLFSPQVSPTVRSHFALNNTVGLITVQRPLDREETAIHKMTVLATDGSSTPARATVTINVTDVNDNPPTIDIRYIISPINGTVYLSEKDPVNTKIALITVSDKDTDVNGKVVCYIENEVPFHLKAVYDNQYLLETSALLDYESTKEYSFRIVASDSGKTSLNQTALVKVKLEDENDNPPVFSQPVIELSVPENNHRGLYLTTISATDDDNGKNAEIVYQLGPNASFFDLDRKTGVLSASRVFDREEQERYIFTVTARDSGNPPLQSQAAVIVTVLDENDNNPKFTHNHFQFFVSENLPKYSTVGVITVTDTDAGENAEVMASVVGDNDNFILDPLSGVIRSNVSFDRELQSSYTFEVKAVDRGRPARTSIAKVTINVIDVNDNSPVVIYPPSNSSFKLVPLAAIPGSVVAEVFAVDVDTGMNAELKYTIVSGNNKGLFRIDPVTGNITLEEKPTVADQGLHRLVVNISDLGYPKPLHTLVLVYLYVNDTVSNASYIYELIRRTMETPLDKNIGDNTQPWQNEDYLTIMIAIVAGAMVVIVVIFVTVLVRCRQSSRFKATQRNKQGAEWMSPNQESKQNKKKKRKKRKSPKSSLLNFVTIEESKPDDPAHEPINGTITLPAELEEQTIGRFDWGTAPPTTFKPNSPDLARHYKSGSPQPSFHLKPDTPISAKKHHVIQELPLDNTFVGGCDTLSKRSSTSSDHFSASECSSQGGFKTKGPLHARQGTSLRQRLMSAVFKSIPMGFCQEK, encoded by the exons ATGATGGACCTGCGGGATTTTTACCTGTTTTTCAGCCTGATCGCTTGCCTGACGGTGGATTCGGCTCTAGCCCAGGAATTGGTGTATACAATCCAAGAGGAATTGCCTGAAAATATCCTAATCGGGAACATCCCCAGGGATCTCAACATCTCCCACCTCAATGCAGCCACGGGTACCAGCGCCAACCTGATCTACAGGCTGGTGTCCAAAGCTGGGGAGATCCCACTGCTCCGAGTGTCCAGCAGCACCGGCGAGATCTTCACTTCCAGCAGGGTGGACCGAGAGAAACTCTGCGCCGGCACCTACACGGACAGCGAGTGCTTCTTCGAGATCGAGGTGGTCATCCTGCCCAACGACTACTTCAGGCTCATCAAGATCAAGATATTCGTGCGGGATGTCAACGACAACGCGCCCATGTTCCGCTCGCCGGTCATCAACATTTCCATCCCCGAGAACACCCTGCTCAACAGCCGCTTCCCCATCCCATCGGCCACCGACCCGGACACGGGCTCCAACGGGGTGCAGCACTACGAGCTGCTGAACGGCCAGAACATCTTCGGCTTGGACATCGTGGAGACCCCCGAGGGAGAGAAGTGGCCGCAGCTCATCATCCAGCAGAGCCTGGACCGGGAGCAGAAGGACACGTATGTGATGAAGATCAAAGTTCAGGACGGTGGGAGCCCGCAGAAATCCAGCACCGCAATCCTGCAGATCACGGTAAGTGATGTGAATGATAACAAACCCGTGTTTAAAGAGACCCAGCTTGAGGTCCACATCCCTGAAAACGCTCCTGTGGGCACCTCGGTCATCCAGCTCCACGCCACCGACGCTGATGTTGGCTCCAACGCTGAGATCCGTTACCTCTTTAGCCCTCAGGTGTCCCCAACTGTCCGCAGTCATTTTGCTTTAAATAACACCGTGGGTCTCATTACTGTCCAGAGACCTTTAGACCGCGAGGAAACAGCGATCCACAAAATGACAGTGTTGGCCACCGATGGCAGCTCCACTCCTGCTAGAGCCACTGTCACCATTAATGTTACCGATGTCAACGATAACCCACCTACCATTGACATTCGCTACATCATCAGCCCCATCAATGGTACAGTGTACCTGTCAGAGAAAGATCCTGTCAATACAAAAATAGCATTGATCACTGTTTCAGATAAGGACACTGATGTGAACGGGAAAGTGGTCTGTTACATTGAGAACGAAGTGCCTTTTCATCTGAAAGCGGTGTATGACAACCAGTACCTGCTGGAAACCTCTGCCCTCTTGGACTATGAGAGCACTAAAGAGTATAGCTTCAGGATTGTTGCCTCTGACTCTGGCAAGACCAGCTTGAATCAAACTGCTCTGGTGAAAGTTAAGCTGGAAGATGAGAATGACAACCCCCCGGTGTTTAGTCAGCCTGTCATTGAACTGTCAGTCCCTGAAAACAACCACCGGGGTCTGTACCTGACCACCATCAGCGCCACCGATGATGACAATGGCAAGAACGCCGAGATCGTTTACCAGCTTGGGCCTAATGCTTCGTTCTTCGACTTGGACCGCAAGACCGGGGTCTTGTCTGCTTCGAGGGTGTTTGacagggaggagcaggagcgatACATTTTCACCGTGACGGCCAGAGACAGTGGGAATCCTCCGCTTCAGAGCCAAGCGGCTGTGATCGTCACAGTGCTGGACGAGAATGACAATAATCCCAAATTTACCCACAACCACTTTCAGTTTTTTGTGTCTGAGAATTTACCAAAGTACAGCACGGTGGGAGTGATTACAGTGACCGACACCGATGCGGGGGAGAACGCGGAGGTGATGGCGTCTGTTGTTGGCGACAATGATAATTTTATTTTGGACCCGCTGAGTGGAGTTATAAGGTCCAATGTTTCATTCGACAGAGAGCTGCAAAGTTCCTACACCTTTGAAGTCAAAGCTGTAGACAGGGGGAGACCAGCCCGCACCTCCATCGCCAAAGTCACGATCAATGTCATAGATGTCAATGATAACAGTCCCGTTGTAATCTACCCACCCTCAAACTCTTCATTCAAACTAGTACCTCTTGCTGCTATCCCTGGTTCAGTGGTGGCAGAAGTGTTTGCAGTGGATGTTGACACAGGGATGAATGCAGAACTCAAGTACACCATTGTCAGCGGAAATAACAAGGGCTTGTTTAGAATTGATCCTGTGACTGGTAATATTACTCTGGAGGAGAAACCAACTGTTGCAGACCAGGGCTTGCATCGTTTGGTGGTAAACATCAGCGATTTAGGCTACCCTAAACCCTTGCACACCCTTGTTCTTGTCTACTTGTATGTAAATGACACTGTAAGCAATGCTAGTTACATTTACGAACTAATACGAAGGACTATGGAGACTCCCCTAGATAAGAACATTGGAGATAACACCCAGCCCTGGCAAAATGAGGACTACCTTACTATAATGATTGCTATAGTGGCGGGGGCTATGGTTGTGATTGTGGTCATCTTTGTTACTGTACTGGTACGGTGCCGGCAATCATCGAGGTTCAAAGCCACACAGAGGAACAAGCAGGGCGCTGAATGGATGTCTCCAAATCAGGAGAGCAAGCAGAACAAAAAGaagaaaaggaagaaaagaaagtctCCAAAGAGTTCTCTTCTAAACTTTGTCACAATCGAGGAATCGAAACCTGATGATCCTGCCCACGAACCTATCAATGGGACCATTACCCTTCCAGCTGAGCTGGAGGAGCAGACTATAGGACGGTTTGACTGGGGCACTGCACCACCAACTACCTTTAAGCCCAACAGCCCAGACCTCGCAAGGCATTACAAATCTGGCTCTCCGCAGCCCTCTTTTCATCTAAAGCCAGATACTCCCATTTCTGCGAAAAAGCATCACGTGATTCAGGAGCTCCCTTTGGACAACACCTTCGTTGGGGGTTGTGACACCCTGTCTAAGCGCTCTTCAACTAGTTCAGACCACTTCAGTGCCTCAGAGTGTAGCTCCCAAGGAGGCTTCAAGACAAAGGGTCCATTGCACGCCAGACAG GGGACGTCCTTGAGACAACGATTGATGTCTGCCGTGTTTAAATCAATACCGATGGGCTTTTGTCAGGAGAAATGA
- the LOC137323115 gene encoding protocadherin-9 isoform X3 — MMDLRDFYLFFSLIACLTVDSALAQELVYTIQEELPENILIGNIPRDLNISHLNAATGTSANLIYRLVSKAGEIPLLRVSSSTGEIFTSSRVDREKLCAGTYTDSECFFEIEVVILPNDYFRLIKIKIFVRDVNDNAPMFRSPVINISIPENTLLNSRFPIPSATDPDTGSNGVQHYELLNGQNIFGLDIVETPEGEKWPQLIIQQSLDREQKDTYVMKIKVQDGGSPQKSSTAILQITVSDVNDNKPVFKETQLEVHIPENAPVGTSVIQLHATDADVGSNAEIRYLFSPQVSPTVRSHFALNNTVGLITVQRPLDREETAIHKMTVLATDGSSTPARATVTINVTDVNDNPPTIDIRYIISPINGTVYLSEKDPVNTKIALITVSDKDTDVNGKVVCYIENEVPFHLKAVYDNQYLLETSALLDYESTKEYSFRIVASDSGKTSLNQTALVKVKLEDENDNPPVFSQPVIELSVPENNHRGLYLTTISATDDDNGKNAEIVYQLGPNASFFDLDRKTGVLSASRVFDREEQERYIFTVTARDSGNPPLQSQAAVIVTVLDENDNNPKFTHNHFQFFVSENLPKYSTVGVITVTDTDAGENAEVMASVVGDNDNFILDPLSGVIRSNVSFDRELQSSYTFEVKAVDRGRPARTSIAKVTINVIDVNDNSPVVIYPPSNSSFKLVPLAAIPGSVVAEVFAVDVDTGMNAELKYTIVSGNNKGLFRIDPVTGNITLEEKPTVADQGLHRLVVNISDLGYPKPLHTLVLVYLYVNDTVSNASYIYELIRRTMETPLDKNIGDNTQPWQNEDYLTIMIAIVAGAMVVIVVIFVTVLVRCRQSSRFKATQRNKQGAEWMSPNQESKQNKKKKRKKRKSPKSSLLNFVTIEESKPDDPAHEPINGTITLPAELEEQTIGRFDWGTAPPTTFKPNSPDLARHYKSGSPQPSFHLKPDTPISAKKHHVIQELPLDNTFVGGCDTLSKRSSTSSDHFSASECSSQGGFKTKGPLHARQNPAQYSQKYEMETYYG, encoded by the exons ATGATGGACCTGCGGGATTTTTACCTGTTTTTCAGCCTGATCGCTTGCCTGACGGTGGATTCGGCTCTAGCCCAGGAATTGGTGTATACAATCCAAGAGGAATTGCCTGAAAATATCCTAATCGGGAACATCCCCAGGGATCTCAACATCTCCCACCTCAATGCAGCCACGGGTACCAGCGCCAACCTGATCTACAGGCTGGTGTCCAAAGCTGGGGAGATCCCACTGCTCCGAGTGTCCAGCAGCACCGGCGAGATCTTCACTTCCAGCAGGGTGGACCGAGAGAAACTCTGCGCCGGCACCTACACGGACAGCGAGTGCTTCTTCGAGATCGAGGTGGTCATCCTGCCCAACGACTACTTCAGGCTCATCAAGATCAAGATATTCGTGCGGGATGTCAACGACAACGCGCCCATGTTCCGCTCGCCGGTCATCAACATTTCCATCCCCGAGAACACCCTGCTCAACAGCCGCTTCCCCATCCCATCGGCCACCGACCCGGACACGGGCTCCAACGGGGTGCAGCACTACGAGCTGCTGAACGGCCAGAACATCTTCGGCTTGGACATCGTGGAGACCCCCGAGGGAGAGAAGTGGCCGCAGCTCATCATCCAGCAGAGCCTGGACCGGGAGCAGAAGGACACGTATGTGATGAAGATCAAAGTTCAGGACGGTGGGAGCCCGCAGAAATCCAGCACCGCAATCCTGCAGATCACGGTAAGTGATGTGAATGATAACAAACCCGTGTTTAAAGAGACCCAGCTTGAGGTCCACATCCCTGAAAACGCTCCTGTGGGCACCTCGGTCATCCAGCTCCACGCCACCGACGCTGATGTTGGCTCCAACGCTGAGATCCGTTACCTCTTTAGCCCTCAGGTGTCCCCAACTGTCCGCAGTCATTTTGCTTTAAATAACACCGTGGGTCTCATTACTGTCCAGAGACCTTTAGACCGCGAGGAAACAGCGATCCACAAAATGACAGTGTTGGCCACCGATGGCAGCTCCACTCCTGCTAGAGCCACTGTCACCATTAATGTTACCGATGTCAACGATAACCCACCTACCATTGACATTCGCTACATCATCAGCCCCATCAATGGTACAGTGTACCTGTCAGAGAAAGATCCTGTCAATACAAAAATAGCATTGATCACTGTTTCAGATAAGGACACTGATGTGAACGGGAAAGTGGTCTGTTACATTGAGAACGAAGTGCCTTTTCATCTGAAAGCGGTGTATGACAACCAGTACCTGCTGGAAACCTCTGCCCTCTTGGACTATGAGAGCACTAAAGAGTATAGCTTCAGGATTGTTGCCTCTGACTCTGGCAAGACCAGCTTGAATCAAACTGCTCTGGTGAAAGTTAAGCTGGAAGATGAGAATGACAACCCCCCGGTGTTTAGTCAGCCTGTCATTGAACTGTCAGTCCCTGAAAACAACCACCGGGGTCTGTACCTGACCACCATCAGCGCCACCGATGATGACAATGGCAAGAACGCCGAGATCGTTTACCAGCTTGGGCCTAATGCTTCGTTCTTCGACTTGGACCGCAAGACCGGGGTCTTGTCTGCTTCGAGGGTGTTTGacagggaggagcaggagcgatACATTTTCACCGTGACGGCCAGAGACAGTGGGAATCCTCCGCTTCAGAGCCAAGCGGCTGTGATCGTCACAGTGCTGGACGAGAATGACAATAATCCCAAATTTACCCACAACCACTTTCAGTTTTTTGTGTCTGAGAATTTACCAAAGTACAGCACGGTGGGAGTGATTACAGTGACCGACACCGATGCGGGGGAGAACGCGGAGGTGATGGCGTCTGTTGTTGGCGACAATGATAATTTTATTTTGGACCCGCTGAGTGGAGTTATAAGGTCCAATGTTTCATTCGACAGAGAGCTGCAAAGTTCCTACACCTTTGAAGTCAAAGCTGTAGACAGGGGGAGACCAGCCCGCACCTCCATCGCCAAAGTCACGATCAATGTCATAGATGTCAATGATAACAGTCCCGTTGTAATCTACCCACCCTCAAACTCTTCATTCAAACTAGTACCTCTTGCTGCTATCCCTGGTTCAGTGGTGGCAGAAGTGTTTGCAGTGGATGTTGACACAGGGATGAATGCAGAACTCAAGTACACCATTGTCAGCGGAAATAACAAGGGCTTGTTTAGAATTGATCCTGTGACTGGTAATATTACTCTGGAGGAGAAACCAACTGTTGCAGACCAGGGCTTGCATCGTTTGGTGGTAAACATCAGCGATTTAGGCTACCCTAAACCCTTGCACACCCTTGTTCTTGTCTACTTGTATGTAAATGACACTGTAAGCAATGCTAGTTACATTTACGAACTAATACGAAGGACTATGGAGACTCCCCTAGATAAGAACATTGGAGATAACACCCAGCCCTGGCAAAATGAGGACTACCTTACTATAATGATTGCTATAGTGGCGGGGGCTATGGTTGTGATTGTGGTCATCTTTGTTACTGTACTGGTACGGTGCCGGCAATCATCGAGGTTCAAAGCCACACAGAGGAACAAGCAGGGCGCTGAATGGATGTCTCCAAATCAGGAGAGCAAGCAGAACAAAAAGaagaaaaggaagaaaagaaagtctCCAAAGAGTTCTCTTCTAAACTTTGTCACAATCGAGGAATCGAAACCTGATGATCCTGCCCACGAACCTATCAATGGGACCATTACCCTTCCAGCTGAGCTGGAGGAGCAGACTATAGGACGGTTTGACTGGGGCACTGCACCACCAACTACCTTTAAGCCCAACAGCCCAGACCTCGCAAGGCATTACAAATCTGGCTCTCCGCAGCCCTCTTTTCATCTAAAGCCAGATACTCCCATTTCTGCGAAAAAGCATCACGTGATTCAGGAGCTCCCTTTGGACAACACCTTCGTTGGGGGTTGTGACACCCTGTCTAAGCGCTCTTCAACTAGTTCAGACCACTTCAGTGCCTCAGAGTGTAGCTCCCAAGGAGGCTTCAAGACAAAGGGTCCATTGCACGCCAGACAG AATCCCGCACAGTATTCCCAAAAGTATGAGATGGAAACTTATTATGGTTAA